One Thalassotalea sediminis DNA segment encodes these proteins:
- a CDS encoding co-chaperone GroES produces the protein MSIRPLHDRVIIKRKEVESKSAGGIVLTGSAAEKSTRGEVIAVGNGRILENGEVRALDVKVGDQVIFNEGYGVKTEKIDGEDVLILSETDILAIVE, from the coding sequence ATGAGTATTCGTCCATTACACGATCGCGTAATTATCAAGCGTAAAGAAGTAGAGTCTAAATCTGCTGGCGGTATCGTTTTAACGGGTAGCGCTGCTGAGAAATCAACCCGTGGTGAAGTTATTGCTGTAGGCAATGGCCGCATCCTAGAAAACGGTGAAGTGCGCGCATTAGATGTAAAAGTAGGTGACCAAGTGATCTTTAATGAAGGTTATGGTGTTAAAACTGAAAAAATTGATGGTGAAGACGTGCTTATCTTAAGCGAAACAGACATCTTAGCTATCGTAGAATAA
- a CDS encoding FxsA family protein, with product MFRILFFLFVIIPIIEIAVLMQVGAWLGAWPTIAIVVITAWLGAKNVKQQGIATLQSVQDKMAQGEAPSDEIVAGLLLLVAGVLLVTPGFVTDFFGLSLLIPQVRRGLINAVQSRLTQHSVVQTQQFTFHHHQQHSFDQKVEKETPQSGGKTLEGEFERKD from the coding sequence ATGTTTCGCATTCTGTTTTTTTTGTTCGTTATTATTCCCATTATTGAAATCGCGGTATTGATGCAAGTTGGTGCGTGGCTAGGTGCTTGGCCAACGATCGCAATTGTTGTCATTACAGCGTGGTTAGGTGCAAAAAATGTGAAGCAACAAGGTATCGCTACGTTGCAATCTGTACAAGATAAAATGGCCCAAGGTGAAGCACCTTCGGATGAAATTGTTGCAGGTTTATTGTTATTGGTTGCTGGCGTGTTATTAGTGACGCCTGGTTTTGTTACTGACTTCTTTGGATTGTCTTTACTTATACCTCAAGTTAGAAGAGGCCTTATAAATGCAGTTCAGAGTCGACTTACCCAACATTCGGTTGTACAAACGCAGCAATTTACATTTCATCATCATCAACAACATTCATTTGACCAAAAAGTTGAAAAAGAAACGCCACAAAGTGGTGGTAAAACACTTGAAGGCGAATTCGAACGCAAAGATTAA